One Methanohalophilus mahii DSM 5219 genomic window carries:
- the cysS gene encoding cysteine--tRNA ligase: MLRLYNTLTRKKEVFHPLKEEEVSIYACGPTVYNIPHIGNYRTFLMTDNLVRILEYLGYTVNLVMNITDIDDKTIRDSKKAGMSLKEFTEKYTEEFFCGLDMLNIQRASSYPRATENVDGMIELAQTLMEKGLAYEKDGSVYYRIAAFPEYGKLSKLDFNSIKVGASVDVDEYDKDNPRDFVLLKASTQEEIERGIYYESPWGKIRPGWHTECSVMSMNHFGPSLDIHTGGVDLIFPHHENEIAQSEGATGKPFVRYWIHGEHLIVDGEKMSKSKGNVFTLPELVEKYGGEVVRFMFMSVHYRKKLDFSDSFAQNAQNSYFKLRETLENLQFAIKGADDNEYPSDKEMIDLSGNLEDDFRNALEDDMNIPKAIAVYHELSRISNQYLESGRNKDVLEKLLSLYRKFADTLGIFAQEGEEVPEEIMELVKIREQARKDRDWDTADALREKIAQEGFVVQDTCEGPNVKRQKR; encoded by the coding sequence ATGTTACGATTGTATAATACTTTAACAAGGAAAAAGGAAGTCTTCCATCCTTTAAAGGAAGAGGAAGTTTCGATCTATGCATGTGGTCCTACGGTGTACAATATTCCGCATATAGGCAATTACCGAACCTTTTTGATGACCGATAATCTGGTACGTATCCTGGAGTATTTGGGCTACACAGTGAATCTTGTAATGAACATAACAGATATCGACGATAAGACTATCCGTGATTCAAAGAAAGCGGGCATGTCCCTGAAGGAATTTACAGAAAAATATACGGAAGAATTTTTCTGTGGGCTTGATATGCTAAATATACAACGTGCTTCTTCTTATCCCCGGGCCACTGAAAATGTGGATGGAATGATAGAGCTGGCCCAAACACTGATGGAAAAAGGACTTGCCTATGAAAAGGATGGCTCGGTGTATTACAGGATTGCGGCTTTTCCGGAATATGGCAAACTTTCAAAACTGGATTTCAATTCAATAAAGGTGGGGGCATCGGTTGATGTCGATGAATACGATAAGGATAATCCCCGTGATTTTGTTTTGCTGAAAGCATCCACACAGGAAGAGATTGAAAGGGGCATTTACTATGAAAGTCCCTGGGGTAAGATTAGGCCTGGATGGCATACGGAATGCTCGGTAATGTCCATGAATCATTTTGGGCCTTCCCTTGATATCCATACAGGCGGAGTGGATTTGATATTTCCCCATCATGAAAATGAAATTGCCCAGTCTGAAGGGGCTACAGGTAAACCCTTTGTAAGGTACTGGATACACGGGGAACACCTGATAGTTGACGGCGAGAAAATGAGCAAGTCAAAGGGTAATGTTTTCACTCTTCCCGAACTGGTTGAAAAATATGGGGGAGAAGTTGTACGCTTCATGTTTATGTCCGTGCATTACAGGAAGAAACTGGATTTTTCCGACTCCTTTGCCCAAAATGCACAAAATAGCTATTTCAAGTTAAGGGAAACACTGGAAAATCTGCAATTCGCTATAAAGGGAGCGGATGATAATGAATATCCTTCTGATAAGGAAATGATAGACCTGTCTGGCAATCTTGAAGATGATTTCAGGAACGCTCTTGAAGATGATATGAACATCCCGAAAGCAATCGCAGTTTACCATGAATTATCCCGTATTTCCAACCAGTACCTTGAATCCGGCAGGAATAAGGATGTACTTGAAAAGCTTCTTTCCCTCTACAGGAAGTTTGCAGATACCCTTGGTATTTTTGCACAAGAAGGTGAGGAAGTGCCAGAAGAGATCATGGAACTTGTAAAGATACGTGAGCAGGCCCGAAAGGACAGGGATTGGGACACAGCAGATGCTTTAAGGGAAAAAATTGCGCAAGAGGGATTTGTTGTGCAGGATACCTGTGAAGGGCCTAATGTAAAGAGACAGAAACGCTGA
- the rtcA gene encoding RNA 3'-terminal phosphate cyclase produces MRDRILVDGSFGEGGGQIIRTSVALSAVTGIPVKIINIRAQRKVPGLRAQHVAGIMAVAQLCNAEVSGVSVSSTEIEFVPGPITSDHIKIEIPTAGSIGLVLQALLIPMTMAGQEIQVSIHGGATHGKWSPPLAYIKHVFCPFLSRMGFNVTIRILREGYYPRGGAKVLVNVEPPKDGIKAIDLYERGKLLEIKGVAHSSSDLERADVSVREVDAIQDYLAQRYDVPINIDAQYSPSYSTGSGVVLWAVFENSIVGTDSLGERGVKAEDVGIDAAENLSRCINAGATVDEFMCDQVIPYMALANGQSRFKVTSVTSHARTNMDIVKRFLKVKFSVFKEENLWVVLVQPSNR; encoded by the coding sequence ATGCGTGATCGTATTTTAGTAGATGGTTCCTTTGGAGAAGGAGGCGGACAGATAATAAGAACATCTGTAGCCCTTTCTGCGGTCACAGGGATACCTGTGAAAATCATCAATATCCGTGCACAAAGGAAAGTTCCGGGTCTGCGAGCCCAGCATGTGGCCGGAATTATGGCGGTTGCACAGTTGTGTAATGCAGAAGTGAGTGGAGTATCGGTAAGTTCAACGGAAATTGAGTTCGTTCCTGGTCCAATAACATCCGATCACATAAAAATAGAAATCCCTACAGCAGGTTCAATCGGCCTTGTCCTGCAGGCACTTCTGATTCCGATGACCATGGCAGGCCAAGAAATACAGGTCTCCATTCATGGAGGTGCTACCCATGGGAAATGGAGTCCGCCACTTGCTTATATAAAGCATGTTTTCTGTCCCTTTCTTTCAAGGATGGGTTTCAATGTGACTATCCGGATTCTCAGGGAGGGTTACTATCCTCGTGGAGGGGCCAAGGTTTTGGTCAATGTAGAACCACCTAAAGATGGTATTAAAGCCATTGACCTTTATGAAAGAGGAAAACTGCTGGAGATAAAGGGAGTTGCTCATTCATCATCGGACCTCGAAAGAGCAGATGTGTCTGTAAGGGAAGTTGATGCTATACAGGATTACCTTGCGCAGAGATATGATGTACCAATAAACATTGATGCACAATATTCCCCCTCTTATTCCACCGGTTCAGGAGTAGTCCTCTGGGCAGTTTTTGAAAATTCCATTGTTGGGACGGATAGTCTCGGGGAGCGTGGTGTAAAGGCTGAGGATGTAGGAATTGATGCTGCAGAAAATCTTTCACGGTGCATAAATGCAGGTGCAACAGTTGATGAATTTATGTGCGATCAAGTAATCCCCTATATGGCACTGGCCAATGGACAATCGCGCTTTAAAGTAACATCTGTAACCAGTCATGCCAGAACAAACATGGATATTGTGAAAAGATTCCTGAAGGTCAAATTCTCTGTATTTAAAGAGGAAAATTTATGGGTAGTGTTGGTGCAGCCATCAAACCGTTGA